cctggattgtcgcaggcctatgtggccttctgtcaatggtgacacgtgttgtcctttatgttgggcaAAGCATCTTTGATGCTAGCTGTGAACCGCCTAGACGTCTTCTGGATGCTTCTAGAATGTTCTGGTGACgtggatgccttgtgtgcacaaaagtggtgtggtccctaccatgtaggcagggaattgggaccatacctcttcagtaATGGTGACATGAATTTGCAAAGTATTATTTTTTGATTTCTTATATATGTACATTTTCCTCAGTAGGAATATTATTGTTATGGATAGATTGGTTTTGTATTTGACAAACAATTGTTCGGTTTAGGTGTATGTAGCGGCACTTGCAGTCGTCATTTGTCCATTGTAGTGGACATTGCGAGCATGTTTGATATACACAGGAATATTTTCTTAAAAGTTAACCATGCATTataaacatttatatatataccCACAAGTATGTTTGCAAATTATCGTGAGAAAGATGagaatgggtccttacatataaACAAATATTGCATGTGCATCAAGTTCAAAAATTcgttttcatatattttttttaaggCACAAGGTTACACATATATTATTTAAGTCATTGAGATAAAGTAAAAAAGTAGATATTTAAGTTGATTTTTAGTTTTCTTTAAGCATCACTTTAAATAAAATTGTGCATCATAACGagaaaaatcatttttctaaAAAAAGGTTAAGGTCACACAAGGATTATATATAGTGAGTCTATCTATAAGTACATATTGTGTTTTAAGTTTTAGACATGGTATTTTGGATTCTTTTGGTATGGTATAATATAGAAAAATAATAAATACAACAATTTAAAATACAATCATATGTATTCTAGGCATTAAATTTAAAACATTCTTGTTAACTTTCTTCTTATTGTATTTTAAATTTCATGTCTAGAATATATTTTATGGCGTTTAatgtttttatatattatactaTGCTAAAAGAATCTAAAACATCATGtctaaaatttaaaacataatgAATACATAGATTTCtcacactttgtaggaaaaatgtcATTTGTAGATACTTGTGAGGCGAAGCTTGAACAAATACTTGTTAAGGGCCAGACTCTCAAAATCTAAATCGGTGAGGGCCGTACTATTAAAAAATCAATGTTTtacgttacaaaaaaaaaaaaaaaatcaaaaattctTGGTAAAACTAACACTACGAAGGAAAAATCAACGAAGGTTAGGGCACCCCTGGGCCACCATTATCCTCCGCCCATGTTTGTAGAGGAACCTTTACCTGTTATATGTATGTACATAGTCTTAGGTTCCagtaaaaatgacatttttcgtGAGAAGCGTGAGAATGCATAGGAATTGACATGTAGTCATCATGCTTTGGACTTAAGCATGCTGTTTTTGGATGtttggcaagaaaaacaccaaacatcaCAATTTAAGACACAATGCAATGAATTCTATGCTTACaatttaaaacaccatgccaagAACGTTTAGTAGTGTTTTTAAATGTGAAACAGTGTATTTAAATTGCATGCCGATAATACATTgtattgtgttttaaattgttatcAAAATAACCCAAAACATCATACCTAAGTCTAAAACATGATACTCACATATTAATTCCTTTGCTTCCTCACACGTAAAAATATGTATGCTCACAATAATTTGGTAGATTTAGCAGGGGTAGTCAATGACCTCTAGCTCAAGTGGTAGAAGGACTTGAGTTCTTTGAAGACTCGAGTTCAATTCCCATTTGGTGCAAAAaaagagtgaggcattggtggacAGTGATAGGAGACACAGGGAAACCTGAGTTCGATCCTTGAGTCAAATGGGTTTTACTGGTAATTTACCGTCATGCCTATGGACGGGTGGGTTactgggttttccccggaattggtggtggacgactcgggttactctcggagtactccgtttgtctaGTGGGTGTCCCGAGAGTGCTCGGAATTaatttgttggccgttaaaaaaaaaaaagatttagcAGGGGTATATATGACATGAAACATAGTTAAAGTTCTGTGGTTTTCGTACTTTACACTATTATGTATTAAATGTTCTTATACGCACACACATGTCAAttatgaaagaaaaaaaaaaacatttgcgAAACATGTACATACTTGAGTTTTAGAGCTAGAGGCATTCACGTACATTTAAGCAGGGGACGGATTTAGAGCCTTTTtacgggttcccaggaacccagtcgatttggaaaaaaaaaacgttttttttagtGTAAActttgtatgatttggaaaaaaaaaaaacgttttttgtagtgtaaacctTCTATGATTTGAAAAAAAGAACCCAGTGAAAAAACTggctggatccgccactgcatTTAAGTAGATATTGTGTTGGAAGCAATACGCACACAAGTTGTAAACAAAATTCTAAAATGAGTGCCACACAATGTGACCTTAATTATATAATCAATCAAAACTTATAAAAACGGTGAATCATAAGTAAAGTTAGACTGTTAAATGTTCATACAAACTCCTTAATTACAAAGTCAAACACAGCGTTGTatgagttagagagagagagagagactataTAATATgttagggtaaagttcttgtacaaataatcttaacatactaaacatacaaattgaaggaaaactcaaaaagacaaggtggcatttttgtagttatcaataactatcaaagttactctacaaatatacccaaaaacctaaccactccccccacccccaaaaaaaacctaaaaaaaaataaaaaaaaacacacaaattattttattttatttttttaacattttttattaaaaaatcgctacttttagtagcagcaaaaaaaaaaatttttttttttgctaacgaaatgtagcgattttttaataaaaaatgttaaaaaaaaaattgtgtttttttaggtatttttggttgtaactttgatagttggtggtaattacaaaaatgccaccttgtctttttgggttttccttcaatttgtatgtttagtatcttaagattatttgtatttgatcttttgccataATATATATGCATCATGGGTTGTTAACATAAACCAACTAACTTTAACAAGGTTTGATAACAAAAATGTCATCCTTATATTAATTAATTCTCATTCTATTCTATTTTTATAAATGATGACTGTACACAACCTTTTAGtgcatgtgtgtgtatatatatacggTTACATGTATACAACAAGACATGATAGCACAAATCTCTCCCCACCTAAAACTCTGAACATGTTTTTCCAAATCAAATCCTAATATATATCGACTGCCACTCAAGCATATATCTTTGAAACATAACAACAACTTGATCTGAACGTTCTACATGTACAGATCACAATCCATCTCCCAAATAGACATGAAAGCCGAACTTAGACCAAACCCATCTTCAACTTCCTTATCAAATCCAACCCTCTTCAACTCACACCAAAATCCACTCTCAGTTGCACTCAAAGGCTGCTTAGGCAACCTTGATGGAGCCTGCATCGAAAAGCTTCTTTTGCACTGCGCAAACGCCCTCGAAAACAGCGATATCAACTCGGCTCAACAAGTCATGTGGGTTCTAAACAACGTGGCTTCATCTTCTGGTGACCCTAACCAAAGGCTTGCATCATGGTTTTTAAGGGCACTTGTGTCTAGGGCTTCTAGGGTTTGCCCTACACCCATGAGTTTTAATGGTGGAAGGAGTGCATTTCAAAGGAGACTTATGAGTGTTACTCAGTTGGCTGGCTATGTTGATCTTATCCCTTGGTATAGGTTTGGTTTTTGTGCATCAAATAGTGCTATTTTTAAAGCTATACAAGGCTGCTCTAAAGTTCATATTTTGGACTTTAGTATCACTCATTGTATGCAATGGCCAACCCTAATCGACGCGCTGGCTAAGAGGCCCGAAGGGCCTCCTAGCCTGCGTATATCTGTTCCTTCTTGGAGGCCTTCCGTGCCTCCATTTGTTAACGTGTTAGCCAAAGAAGTAGGTCTTCGGTTAACTAATTTCGCCAACTTTAGAAACGTTCCGTTTGAGTTTAATGTGATTGAAGTCTCACCGTCCCTTGAAGAATCTTCCATCAATTTTAATTATGAATTTCTTTTAACCCAAACAAACCTTGTCCAAGATGATGAGGAGTTGGTTATTAACTGCCAAAACTGGCTTCGTTACATGCCCGATACATCTTTGTCAAAGGACTCGTTTCTTGAACTAATTAAAAGCTTAAATCCTCGTATACTAACAATCGTGGATGAAGATTCCGATCTGGGATCATCGAGTTTAGCATCAAGAATCACCACTTGCTTTAACTTCTTGTGGATACCCTTTGATGCATTAGAAACTTTCTTGCCAAAAGATAGTAGTCAAAGAATGGAGTATGAAGCGGATATCGGTCA
Above is a window of Helianthus annuus cultivar XRQ/B chromosome 14, HanXRQr2.0-SUNRISE, whole genome shotgun sequence DNA encoding:
- the LOC110908262 gene encoding scarecrow-like protein 32, which produces MYRSQSISQIDMKAELRPNPSSTSLSNPTLFNSHQNPLSVALKGCLGNLDGACIEKLLLHCANALENSDINSAQQVMWVLNNVASSSGDPNQRLASWFLRALVSRASRVCPTPMSFNGGRSAFQRRLMSVTQLAGYVDLIPWYRFGFCASNSAIFKAIQGCSKVHILDFSITHCMQWPTLIDALAKRPEGPPSLRISVPSWRPSVPPFVNVLAKEVGLRLTNFANFRNVPFEFNVIEVSPSLEESSINFNYEFLLTQTNLVQDDEELVINCQNWLRYMPDTSLSKDSFLELIKSLNPRILTIVDEDSDLGSSSLASRITTCFNFLWIPFDALETFLPKDSSQRMEYEADIGHKIENIIGFEGRQRIERLESGAKLSQRMKNLGFFSVPYGEDTLSEVKFLLDEHASGWGMKTEDDMIVLTWKGHNSVYATAWFSYGFEDQLMEHAEPKNSALDTIRTPY